A window of the Archocentrus centrarchus isolate MPI-CPG fArcCen1 chromosome 17, fArcCen1, whole genome shotgun sequence genome harbors these coding sequences:
- the LOC115795433 gene encoding E3 ubiquitin-protein ligase znrf1: MGTRASRLQEDAVSSAFGKDGTKRDSCRRPRCTRPTSLVVDFSVSFDDTETNRSRSEEGSDSDPGQLGASADGSPADHHSIPSSIGQASPGDDNNSEGKPEEDGSISPEAPVDAEHQQVEETGRTPHRTFSERLPGNRHSATRVGARSARVRGTHQRPVSEAWIGLYRVNNRHGNIRCPFCSKPFPGGRIEDHLLSCLTSPPLPYNTDVLSKDSGECSICLEDLVQGETIARLACLCVYHKSCIDSWSKVKPCCPEHPFD; encoded by the exons ATGGGGACGAGAGCAAGTCGCCTACAGGAAGACGCGGTTTCCTCGGCTTTCGGGAAAGATGGTACAAAGCGGGATTCCTGTCGGCGACCTCGTTGCACCAGGCCCACCAGCCTCGTTGTCGACTTTTCAGTGAGCTTCGATGACACTGAGACAAACCGAAGCCGATCGGAGGAGGGCAGCGACTCGGACCCGGGGCAGCTTGGGGCGAGCGCCGACGGCAGCCCCGCTGACCACCACAGCATCCCGTCTAGCATTGGCCAGGCGTCACCCGGGGACGACAACAACAGCGAGGGGAAACCCGAGGAAGACGGCAGTATTAGCCCGGAGGCTCCCGTCGACGCAGAACACCAGCAGGTTGAGGAGACGGGCCGCACACCACACCGCACTTTTTCCGAGCGGCTGCCCGGGAATCGGCACTCTGCCACCCGCGTTGGCGCAAGATCCGCACGGGTTCGAGGCACACACCAGAGGCCGGTGTCAGAGGCTTGGATCGGCCTTTACCGTGTTAACAATCGCCATGGCA ATATCCGCTGTCCTTTCTGCTCAAAGCCTTTCCCGGGGGGTCGGATTGAGGATCACCTGTTGAGTTGCCTCACATCTCCTCCTCTACCTTACAACA CGGATGTGCTCAGTAAAGACAGTGGAGAGTGTTCCATCTGTTTGGAGGATCTGGTACAGGGCGAGACCATCGCGAGGCTGGCTTGCCTCTGCGTCTACCACAAGAG CTGCATTGATTCCTGGTCAAAGGTGAAGCCTTGCTGTCCTGAACATCCCTTCGATTGA